A genomic segment from Actinomadura hallensis encodes:
- the mreC gene encoding rod shape-determining protein MreC encodes MKDTRRTRVVLAALLVVALTMITIDHRGGDGSPLRGLRGIGAAVFGPVERASASVVRPVGDTLEAIGDAPGQQRRADRLQRENQRLREQLRAMRLDEDKSAQLERLLGTAGMGGYKVLAAQVISAGQGFEDTVTIDAGSRSGVKRDMTVLSAEGLVGRVTRVGPATATVLLATDQTSSIGARLEGSKEIGIVQGGGRRGLGGQSETPLRFQLLDAAAPIHVGQRIVTLGSQGQRPYVPGVPIGVVERVERSTGGLTRTAYVRPFVRFTRLDVVAVVVAPPKKDPRDAVLPPRPKPTATPSASPSSSPSARPSRSPRGGTPETRPSGSRSPSTEPNAGD; translated from the coding sequence GTGAAGGACACCCGGCGCACCCGCGTGGTCCTCGCGGCGCTGCTCGTCGTGGCGCTCACGATGATCACCATTGACCATCGCGGCGGGGACGGCTCCCCGCTGCGCGGCCTGCGCGGAATCGGCGCGGCGGTGTTCGGCCCCGTGGAGCGGGCCTCGGCGTCCGTCGTCCGGCCGGTCGGCGACACGCTGGAGGCGATCGGCGACGCGCCGGGCCAGCAGCGCCGCGCCGACCGGCTGCAGCGGGAGAACCAGCGGCTGCGCGAGCAGCTGCGCGCCATGCGGCTCGACGAGGACAAGTCCGCGCAGCTCGAGCGGCTCCTCGGCACCGCCGGGATGGGCGGCTACAAGGTCCTCGCCGCGCAGGTGATCTCCGCCGGGCAGGGCTTCGAGGACACCGTCACGATCGACGCGGGCAGCCGCAGCGGCGTCAAGCGCGACATGACCGTGCTGAGCGCCGAGGGGCTGGTCGGCCGCGTCACCCGCGTCGGGCCCGCGACCGCGACCGTCCTGCTCGCCACCGACCAGACCTCCTCGATCGGCGCCCGGCTGGAAGGCTCCAAGGAGATCGGGATCGTGCAGGGCGGCGGCCGCCGCGGCCTCGGCGGCCAGAGCGAGACGCCGCTGCGCTTCCAGCTCCTGGACGCCGCCGCCCCCATCCACGTCGGCCAGCGGATCGTCACGCTCGGATCGCAGGGCCAGCGGCCCTACGTCCCGGGCGTCCCGATCGGCGTGGTCGAGCGGGTCGAACGCTCCACCGGCGGCCTGACCCGCACCGCCTACGTCCGGCCGTTCGTGCGCTTCACCAGGCTGGACGTCGTCGCGGTCGTCGTCGCGCCGCCGAAGAAGGACCCCCGGGACGCGGTCCTGCCCCCCAGGCCGAAACCGACCGCGACGCCGTCCGCGAGCCCCTCGTCGAGCCCGTCCGCCCGGCCGTCGCGGAGCCCGCGCGGCGGGACGCCGGAGACCCGGCCCAGCGGCTCGCGGAGCCCGTCCACAGAACCGAACGCGGGGGACTGA
- the mreD gene encoding rod shape-determining protein MreD, giving the protein MLNPPEASPAGRTAVTAVVIVVALILQVSVANRLPLPGGVQPDLVLLAVVALALVAGSMTGMVAGFLAGLAADIIPPADHTLGRYALVYCLVGYLCGAASAEMDRQSAVPFFAVAAGALAGTVLYAGTGMMLGDPRAEWATVSSMVPLQVLYTVLASPFVVWAVLRATRRYERGERSRGDGLSVPVARYRAMSGRGGAL; this is encoded by the coding sequence GTGCTGAACCCACCCGAGGCGTCGCCGGCCGGCCGCACCGCGGTGACCGCGGTGGTGATCGTGGTGGCGCTGATCCTGCAGGTGTCGGTGGCGAACCGGCTGCCGCTGCCCGGCGGCGTGCAGCCCGACCTGGTGCTGCTGGCCGTCGTGGCGCTGGCGCTGGTCGCCGGGTCGATGACCGGGATGGTCGCCGGGTTCCTGGCGGGCCTCGCCGCCGACATCATCCCGCCCGCCGACCACACGCTCGGCCGGTACGCGCTGGTCTACTGCCTGGTCGGCTACCTGTGCGGCGCCGCGTCCGCGGAGATGGACCGGCAGTCGGCCGTGCCGTTCTTCGCCGTCGCCGCGGGCGCCCTCGCCGGGACCGTCCTGTACGCGGGGACCGGGATGATGCTCGGCGACCCGCGCGCCGAGTGGGCCACCGTCTCCAGCATGGTGCCGCTGCAGGTCCTCTACACCGTCCTCGCCAGCCCGTTCGTCGTGTGGGCGGTGCTGCGCGCCACCCGGCGGTACGAGCGCGGCGAACGATCCCGGGGGGACGGCCTCTCGGTCCCGGTCGCCCGGTACCGCGCGATGTCCGGCCGGGGTGGGGCGCTGTGA
- the mrdA gene encoding penicillin-binding protein 2 produces MNPRTHFRLVVLYVLVGALLLVLLGRLWTLQVLEGDHYRAIAAQNRTRDIVVPAVRGMILDDRGRPLARNTSSLVVSVDRTTLGRQEDGGEAVLKRLAKVLGMSHDEINKRIRLCSPTVKRPCWPGSPYQPIPVQDHADPKRALQIMERQEEFPGVTAQVQPVRNYPKPEGASAVQTLGYLQPVTQEELDKRDGLKVTGYSSVDLVGRDGLEAQYDRVLRGEAGYRRVLVDAQGRVTGVAEKKDPVPGNHLVTSIDAEVQGAAEKALKEGIEAARRGGRPADSGAAVVMDVRTGRMIAMASYPTYDPSVWTGGISQKKYDELLGEKNNSPLISRVTQGMGPPGSTFKVSSMAAAVNAGYDLHGTYNCPGSYMVGSRAFNNFQSANLGSMSLHTALVKSCDTIFYRFAHEMWLKNGGKNAPPDAKNPMVETARGFGFGANTGIDLPNESAGRIPDAQWKRQYWEATREESCRGAKQGYPQVAKTDPARAAYLKAVANENCKEGYVWRAGDAANLSIGQGNVMVTPLQLVRAYAAIANGGKLHVPRIGVAVVGPDGRLVQEIDAPKPKRIPVDGKVLAYMRKALAEVPTEGTAGGAFSGFDLKRVGVAGKTGTAERWGQEDMSWFASFGPVKEPRYAVVAMVSQGGFGAQTSAPIVRKIWEAMYGTEDDEPILDDGKLPTGIPKLPGSGTAP; encoded by the coding sequence GTGAACCCGCGCACCCACTTCCGCCTCGTCGTGCTGTACGTGCTGGTCGGCGCCCTCCTGCTCGTCCTCCTGGGACGGCTGTGGACGCTCCAGGTCCTGGAGGGCGACCACTACCGCGCCATCGCCGCCCAGAACCGCACCCGCGACATCGTCGTCCCCGCCGTGCGGGGCATGATCCTCGACGACCGGGGCCGTCCCCTCGCCCGCAACACCAGCTCCCTGGTCGTGTCCGTCGACCGCACCACGCTGGGCCGGCAGGAGGACGGGGGCGAGGCGGTCCTGAAGCGGCTCGCGAAGGTGCTCGGGATGAGCCACGACGAGATCAACAAGCGGATCCGGCTGTGCAGCCCCACGGTCAAGCGGCCGTGCTGGCCCGGCTCGCCGTACCAGCCGATCCCCGTGCAGGACCACGCCGACCCCAAGCGCGCCCTGCAGATCATGGAGCGGCAGGAGGAGTTCCCCGGCGTCACCGCCCAGGTCCAGCCGGTCCGCAACTACCCGAAGCCGGAGGGCGCCAGCGCCGTCCAGACCCTCGGGTACCTCCAGCCCGTCACCCAGGAGGAGCTCGACAAGCGCGACGGGCTGAAGGTCACCGGCTACAGCAGCGTCGACCTCGTCGGGCGCGACGGCCTGGAGGCGCAGTACGACAGGGTGCTGCGAGGCGAGGCCGGGTACCGCAGGGTCCTCGTCGACGCCCAGGGCCGCGTGACCGGCGTCGCGGAGAAGAAGGACCCCGTCCCCGGCAACCACCTCGTCACCAGCATCGACGCGGAGGTGCAGGGCGCCGCCGAGAAGGCGCTCAAGGAGGGCATCGAGGCCGCGCGCAGGGGCGGCCGGCCCGCCGACTCCGGCGCCGCCGTCGTCATGGACGTCCGCACCGGGCGGATGATCGCGATGGCGAGCTACCCGACCTACGACCCGAGCGTCTGGACGGGCGGCATCTCCCAGAAGAAGTACGACGAGCTCCTGGGCGAGAAGAACAACAGCCCGCTGATCTCCCGCGTGACGCAGGGGATGGGCCCGCCCGGCTCGACCTTCAAGGTGTCGTCGATGGCCGCCGCTGTGAACGCCGGCTACGACCTGCACGGCACTTACAACTGCCCCGGCTCGTACATGGTGGGCAGCCGCGCGTTCAACAACTTCCAGAGCGCCAACCTCGGCTCGATGAGCCTCCACACGGCCCTGGTGAAGTCCTGCGACACGATCTTCTACCGGTTCGCGCACGAGATGTGGCTCAAGAACGGCGGCAAGAACGCCCCGCCGGACGCGAAGAACCCGATGGTGGAGACGGCCCGCGGGTTCGGCTTCGGCGCCAACACCGGCATCGACCTGCCGAACGAGAGCGCCGGGCGGATCCCCGACGCGCAGTGGAAGCGCCAGTACTGGGAGGCGACGCGGGAGGAGAGCTGCCGGGGCGCCAAGCAGGGGTACCCGCAGGTCGCCAAGACCGACCCCGCCCGTGCCGCCTACCTCAAGGCCGTCGCCAACGAGAACTGCAAAGAGGGCTACGTGTGGCGCGCCGGCGACGCCGCGAACCTGTCCATCGGGCAGGGCAACGTCATGGTGACGCCGCTGCAGCTCGTCCGCGCCTACGCAGCGATCGCCAACGGCGGGAAGCTGCACGTGCCGCGCATCGGCGTCGCGGTCGTCGGGCCCGACGGCAGGCTCGTCCAGGAGATCGACGCGCCGAAGCCGAAGCGGATCCCCGTGGACGGGAAGGTCCTGGCCTACATGCGCAAGGCGCTCGCCGAGGTGCCGACGGAGGGCACCGCCGGCGGGGCGTTCTCCGGCTTCGACCTGAAGCGCGTCGGGGTGGCGGGCAAGACCGGCACCGCCGAACGCTGGGGCCAGGAGGACATGTCCTGGTTCGCCTCGTTCGGCCCGGTGAAGGAGCCGCGCTACGCCGTGGTCGCGATGGTCTCCCAGGGCGGTTTCGGCGCGCAGACGTCCGCGCCGATCGTCCGGAAGATCTGGGAGGCCATGTACGGGACGGAGGATGACGAGCCCATCCTCGACGACGGGAAGCTCCCGACCGGCATTCCCAAGCTTCCCGGCTCCGGAACCGCCCCATGA